The DNA region GGGGTTTCCACGATCAACTTCTTTTCCAAAGTGAAAACGATATCCCGTGTCAGCGAGACGATACCTTCGTTTGCTTCGAGAATTTTTTCGCCGATCAGTACATTAAACTCGGTGAGGTTGCCCCGTGTTTCATCCACCGCCTTGGTATAGATGGGGGCGATGTTGCCGGCCGCGCCTACGATGAAAAGCAGCGGTGCTCCCGTTTGCTCTTCCACATACTCGGCCACCACTCCCTGGAGGTCTCCGCTTATTTTGGTGTTGCCGATGCCGTAATTCGCATAATAACCCAGCACGGTTCCATGGATTGGGTAGTTGGCAATCAGGGCCAGGGGGGATCCATCCGCCCGCTGAAGCTTGATGAGGTTGATGGTCCGTTCCACGGGCCCCAGTGGATTTTTCCCCAGGTTAATGCGGCCATCGACGTCGCGTGATCTCCGGTTTATATTCGCCCAGGATTTTCCGTAGCCAATACCGAGGGCCGCCGGTTCCAACTGCTGGCGTGCCTGCTTGATGGCTTGTATCAAAAGCGCTTGCAGGTCCTCGGTGAATTCCTCGTTTTCTCCGGAGAAATCCTGATTCGGCTTTAACGCGCTACTTAACGGCCTCGCCACCGAAGGTCCCGCGTGTGTGTGGGTAAAGGTCCACCAGAGCTGCTCTTGCTTAATGCCGGTTTCCTTTTCCAGACGCTGGCAAAATGAGTCGTAAAAGGCCGCAGAAAACCCAATCAAGTCAGAGGAAACCAGATAGAATTCGGTCTTCCCATCATCCATGGCAACCACACGGTGGTAGATTTTGTGCAACACCCCGGTCGATTGCCGCTTGCCAAATTGATGCATCCAGACCGGACCTTCCGGGGTGATATCCACTTTCACGCAGGATGCGCGAAATGACCCGGCGGCTTGAACCGTTTCGGTCAAAAGAATTCCCGCCAAGACAATTCCCAGCCACCCTATCGTTACCTTCCAAAGTTGAAGTATCTTCATTTTGCGTCCTTTTAAAAAATAAAAAGTCCTCACT from Verrucomicrobiota bacterium includes:
- a CDS encoding neutral/alkaline non-lysosomal ceramidase N-terminal domain-containing protein — encoded protein: MKILQLWKVTIGWLGIVLAGILLTETVQAAGSFRASCVKVDITPEGPVWMHQFGKRQSTGVLHKIYHRVVAMDDGKTEFYLVSSDLIGFSAAFYDSFCQRLEKETGIKQEQLWWTFTHTHAGPSVARPLSSALKPNQDFSGENEEFTEDLQALLIQAIKQARQQLEPAALGIGYGKSWANINRRSRDVDGRINLGKNPLGPVERTINLIKLQRADGSPLALIANYPIHGTVLGYYANYGIGNTKISGDLQGVVAEYVEEQTGAPLLFIVGAAGNIAPIYTKAVDETRGNLTEFNVLIGEKILEANEGIVSLTRDIVFTLEKKLIVETPLRQGFTWPKELSAYGRVSSTGRKEILFPVSFLRINRDIMIWSAPCELFSEIAMKIREESPFAHTFYFGYTNGSFGYLATRQAFAEGGYETEKASPFTPQVEDDLLDGVLTSLNRFHTQLRD